The Novosphingobium sp. Gsoil 351 genome contains the following window.
GTTGCCCGAACGGACCGCGGTGGTCTGCATCGCGGCGGAATCCGATCCCGATCCCGGTTCGGTCAGGCCGAAACACGCGATCTCGCCAGCGGCGAGCCGCGGCAGCCATTCGGCACGCTGCGCGTCGGTCCCGCCGTTCTTGAGCGCCGAGGCGACCATCCCGATGTTGATCGACAGGATCGAGCGGAACGCGGGCGCGGCGTAGCCCAGCGTCTGGATCGTCCGGGCGTATTGCGCGATGTTCATGCCCGATCCGCCGAACTCTTCGGGAATGGTCAGTCCGAACAGCCCCATGTCGCGCATTTCGGCAAGGATTGCCTCGGGCACGCGATCGGTTTCGATAACCTCGCGCTCGGCGGGGACCAGCCGGTCGCGGACATAGCGCTGCAGCTGATCGATGAACTGGTCGAAGATGTCGGCGTCCATTCATTCCTCCGAATGCTCTCTCCCCTTCAGGGGAGAGATACGCAGACTTGCGAGCTGGCTCGCCAGTCGAAGTGGAGAGGGGCGATTTGCGCACATTCCCCTCTCCCAACCCTCTCCCTTGAGGGGGAGGGCTATTGGCTAGATCGGATCGTAGGGGAAGACGTGCGCCGATACCTCGTCGCCGCGGGCCATGTCGGCGCGGAAGGCGGGGATCAGCTCGTCGGCGATGCTCTCTGGGGTCCAACCCTCCGCCTTGGTCATCGAGCGGACCGGGCGCGGCTTGGAGAACAGCACGATCTCGTTCTTGCGTACCGCGAAAATCTGGTTGGTCACGTCCCGCGCCGCGTCGCTGGCGAGATAGACGACCAGCGGCGCGATCTTGTCGGCGCTCATCGTCTTGAGCCGATCGACCCGCGCCTGCGCCTCGGGGGTGTCGGCGGGGATCGAGGCGGTCATCCGGCTCCACGCGAACGGCGCAATGCAGTTGGAGCGGACCCCGGCGCGCGCCATGTCGAGCGCGATCGATTGCGAGAGGCCGACGACGCCCAGCTTGGCCGCGCTGTAGTTGGCCTGGCCGATGTTGCCGATCAGCCCGCTGGTGCTGGTGAAGTGGATGAAGCTGCCCGACTGCTGCTCGCGAAAATAGGGCGTCGCCGCCTTGCTGACGTTGAAGCAGCCGTTGAGGTGGACGTCGATCACCGCCGCCCAGTCCTCGTGGCTCATCTTGTGCCAGATGCCGTCGCGCAGGATCCCGGCGTTGTTGACCACCGCGTCGATCCGCCCGAAGCGCTGGACCGCGTCCTCGACGATGCTGGCCGCGCCCTTTGGATCGGTGACGCTGGCAAGGTTGGCGTGGGCCTTGCCGCCCGCCGCGACGATATCGTCCGCGGTCTGCTGCGCCGGACCGGCATCGCCGCCCTCGCCGCCGCCGCCCACGCCGGGATCGTTGACCACAACCGCGGCGCCGTGCCTGGCCGCGAGCAACGCGATCTCGCGTCCTACCCCGCGCCCGCCGCCGGTTACCGCGACGACTTTGCCTGCGAGCATACCCATCCGCATCCGACTCCCGGTTTAACCGCTCGCTTAAGCCCTTGGCGGAGCCTAGCGGCGAAATCAATCGCGCGCAGCGGCAAGCAGGTTGCGGGGCGAATATCCACTATCAGATTGTCAGGACGGATGGCGCGACGACCGGAAACGCCGATCTCCGGCGGGTTGGGTCACTCGTTCGCTGGTCTATGTGGCGGGGCAGCGCGCGTACTTGAACGGACCCGGCGCGGCGTCCTCGCCGTATTCGCGGCGGATCAGCGTCTTGCCGCCGTCCTGGACGTCGAGCACTTCGTCCCGGCTCCAGGTCATGCCTTCGCCCGAAAACGTGAACGCAGCGCGCAGACGAGTGTCCGAGCGCTCGGCGATGTTGGCGAGCGCGCCGCGCGATTCGTAGAACTTGAGCGTCGTGGCGTCGATCGTCAGCAGGCCCTTGGCGTCGCCCTTGGTCGAGGTGCAATCGGCGGGAACGAGACCCCAGCGGCCCTGCGCGGCGGCGGGAATCGTGGCATCGGCGACGGTGGATTCCTCCGGTGATGGCGCGGCGGTGGCGGTAGGCTCCGCGATGACCGGTGACCCCGCGGTCTCAGCCGGTGCCGCCTCGCTCGCGTCCGGCTCGGGCGCAGGTGCGGGTTGCGAGCAGGCGCTAAGCGCCAGCAGCGTGACGGACGACAGCAGGAGTAGGGTTCGGGTCAAGGCAGGTCTCGCTAGGAAAGTGTCGCGGGGAACCGCTACAACGCCCGGACCGCCCGACCCGATCCCGAAAATCAGGCGACTTTGGCCATGATCCCGCCGAACAGCTCCTCGTCGCTGGGCAGCGTCTTGGGAATGGCGAGCGGCTTGGAGACCCAGGTCTCGTTGATCAGGTCGCGCCAGGTGATGTTGTTGTTGGTGCCGTTGCCACCCCAACTGCCACAGCCGAGCGAGAAGGTCTGGCGCATTCCGTTCCACAGGTTGCCGCTGTTCGAGGCCGACTGCGGCTGGTTGACCATGACCCGGCTGGTCCGGGTGGCGTTGGCCAGCTTCATGATGTTGGCGTCGCTGGTCGAATAGATGCCGCAGCTATGCCCCTGGCCCTGGTAGGCCTGGATGGTGTTGGTCAGTTCGATCGCGTGGTCGAGATCGCGGGCATGGTACAGCGCCATCGTCACGGTCATCTTCTCGCCCGAAAACGGATGCTCGGGACCGGCGCCGGTCTCGGGAACGATGAAGAACTGGGTGCCTTCGGGGATCGTGAACCCGGCGTAGTCGGCGATGAACTGCGGGGTCTGCGCGACGACCTTGGCGTTGATGTGCCCATCGACCCAGATCGCCTTTTCCAGCTTCGCCTTCTGGATGTCGTCGAGCACCAGCCCGCCCTTGGCCTTGAGCCTGGCGAGCATCGGTTCGTAGATCGCATCGACCAGGATCACCGCGTTGTCGCTACTGCACGAGGCAGCGAGGTCGAGCGTTTTCGACATACGGATCTTTTCGGCCGCATCGTCGAGGTCGGCGGTCTCGTCGACGGTGATCACCGCGTTGCCGACACCCACGCCCAGCGCCGGGGTGCCGCTCGAATAGGCGGCATCGACCATCGCCGCGCCGCCGGTGGCGAGCACGCGATCGCACTGGCGCATCAGCTCGTTGGTCTTCTCGACCGAGGGCGTGTCGATCGACAGCACCAGATCGGCGGGCGCGCCCATCTTGACGATCGCCTCGCGCATCAGGTCGCAGATCAGCTTGTTGGTCAGCTTGGCGCGCGGGTGTGGGGCGACGATGATCGAGTTGCGGCCCTTGACCGCCGAGATCGCCTTGATCACCGGGGTCGCCTCGGGATTGGTCGAGGGCGAAAGCGCGCCGATCACGCCGACCGGCTTGGCGATCTTGACGATGTTGCGGACGGGGTCTTCCTCGATGATCCCGACCGACTTGTCGTCGATGATGTCGAACAGCGTGGCGCGGGTTTTCCGAAAGATCTTGAGGTACTTGCCGTCGTAGTTGCCAAGCTGGGTCTCGTCGACCGTGTGCTGGGCGATCATCTCGGCGGTGCCGGGCTTGCACACCGACCACACCATCGCGCGGATCAGGTCATCGACCTGCTCCTGGGTGTAATCCGAAATCTGCTCCTGCGCGGCGCGGCTGCGGGCGACGAGCGCGGCGATCTCGATGGCTTCGGGCGAACGGTCGAGCTTGTAGGCGGTGGCCACGGCGACATACTCCTGCAACGATCTGGATGCGTGAGCGCCGGATTTGGGGAGGTTTCTCCCGACTGCAACGCGCACGGCTGACGCCATCGCCTTGTCACAGGCGGGCGTCCCGATCAACCTTCCGGCGGCCGGGACGCCCCTGCGAATTTTGTTAGATACGCTCGATGATGATCGCGGGAGCCATGCCGCCCGCCGCGCACATCGTGATCAGGCCATAGCGTCCGCCGGTGCGCTCGAGCTCGTCGAGCGCGGTGCCGATCAGGATCGATCCGGTCGCCCCGATCGGATGGCCCAGCGCCATCGCCCCGCCGTTGGGGTTCACTTTCGAGCGATCGAGATCGAGGTCGCGGATGAACTTTTCGGCGACCACCGCGAAGGCCTCGTTGATCTCCCACACGTCGATGTCGTCCTTGCTCAGGCCGGCCTTGGCCAGCACCTTCTTGGCCGCGGGGACGGGGGCGTTGAGCATCAGCGTGGGGTCGTCGCCCTGGTTGGCATAGGCGACCACGCGGGCGCGGGGCTTGAGGCCGTGCTTGTCCGCATAATCCTTAGAGGTGATCAGGATCGCCGCTGCGCCATCGACCACGCCTGAACTGTTGCCGGCATGATGGAAGTGCTGGATCTCCAGATCGGGATAGCGGCGGTTGATCTGCTTGCGGAAGGTCGTCCCGCCGATATCGAAATCGGC
Protein-coding sequences here:
- a CDS encoding aldehyde dehydrogenase family protein; the encoded protein is MATAYKLDRSPEAIEIAALVARSRAAQEQISDYTQEQVDDLIRAMVWSVCKPGTAEMIAQHTVDETQLGNYDGKYLKIFRKTRATLFDIIDDKSVGIIEEDPVRNIVKIAKPVGVIGALSPSTNPEATPVIKAISAVKGRNSIIVAPHPRAKLTNKLICDLMREAIVKMGAPADLVLSIDTPSVEKTNELMRQCDRVLATGGAAMVDAAYSSGTPALGVGVGNAVITVDETADLDDAAEKIRMSKTLDLAASCSSDNAVILVDAIYEPMLARLKAKGGLVLDDIQKAKLEKAIWVDGHINAKVVAQTPQFIADYAGFTIPEGTQFFIVPETGAGPEHPFSGEKMTVTMALYHARDLDHAIELTNTIQAYQGQGHSCGIYSTSDANIMKLANATRTSRVMVNQPQSASNSGNLWNGMRQTFSLGCGSWGGNGTNNNITWRDLINETWVSKPLAIPKTLPSDEELFGGIMAKVA
- a CDS encoding SDR family NAD(P)-dependent oxidoreductase gives rise to the protein MLAGKVVAVTGGGRGVGREIALLAARHGAAVVVNDPGVGGGGEGGDAGPAQQTADDIVAAGGKAHANLASVTDPKGAASIVEDAVQRFGRIDAVVNNAGILRDGIWHKMSHEDWAAVIDVHLNGCFNVSKAATPYFREQQSGSFIHFTSTSGLIGNIGQANYSAAKLGVVGLSQSIALDMARAGVRSNCIAPFAWSRMTASIPADTPEAQARVDRLKTMSADKIAPLVVYLASDAARDVTNQIFAVRKNEIVLFSKPRPVRSMTKAEGWTPESIADELIPAFRADMARGDEVSAHVFPYDPI